One window of Triticum dicoccoides isolate Atlit2015 ecotype Zavitan chromosome 5A, WEW_v2.0, whole genome shotgun sequence genomic DNA carries:
- the LOC119301573 gene encoding trimethyltridecatetraene synthase-like: MELPQLASFLGVVLATVLFLKAVLRRRRRQHNLPPGPKPWPIIGNLNLIGTLPHRSIHALSKQYGPLMQLQFGSFPVVVGSSVEMAKFFLKTHDVVFTDRPKTAAGRYTTYNYSDITWSPYGAYWRQARKMCLTELFSAKRLESYEYIRREEVLALLGDLYRGGAGRVVVLKDYLSTVSLNVITRMVMGKKYLEKEVRDEAGAVITTPEEFKWMIDELFLLNGVLNIGDSIPWLDWMDLQGYIKRMKKLSKMFDRFLEHVVDEHSERRRREGESFVVKDMVDVLLQFASDPGLEVKLNREGVKAFTQDLIAGGTESSAVTVEWALSELLKKPEVLAKATEELDRVVGRGRWVTEKDMPSLPYVDAIVKETMRLHPVAPMLVPRLSREDTSINGYDIPAGTRVLVMVWSIGRDPELWEAPEEFMPERFLGSRLDVKGQDYELLPFGSGRRMCPGYSLGLKVIQVSLANLLHGFTWRLPDGVELSMEEIFGLSTPRKYPLEAVVEPKLPAHLYAEA, encoded by the exons ATGGAGCTTCCTCAGCTGGCGTCCTTCCTCGGCGTCGTGCTCGCCACGGTGCTCTTCCTCAAGgccgtcctccgccgccgccgccgccagcacaaCCTCCCGCCGGGCCCCAAGCCGTGGCCGATCATCGGCAACCTCAACCTCATCGGCACGCTCCCGCACCGCTCCATCCACGCGCTCTCCAAGCAGTACGGCCCGCTCATGCAGCTACAGTTCGGCTCCTTCCCGGTCGTCGTCGGCTCCTCCGTGGAGATGGCCAAGTTCTTCCTCAAGACCCACGACGTGGTGTTCACTGACCGCCCCAAGACCGCCGCCGGCAGGTACACCACCTACAACTACAGCGACATCACCTGGTCCCCCTACGGCGCCTACTGGCGCCAGGCCCGCAAGATGTGCCTCACCGAGCTCTTCAGCGCCAAGCGCCTCGAGTCGTACGAGTACATCCGCAGGGAGGAGGTGCTCGCCCTCCTCGGCGACCTGTACCGCGGCGGCGCAGGCCGCGTGGTGGTGCTCAAGGACTACCTGTCCACGGTGAGCCTGAACGTGATCACGCGCATGGTGATGGGCAAGAAGTACCTGGAGAAGGAGGTGAGGGACGAGGCCGGGGCGGTGATCACGACGCCCGAGGAGTTCAAGTGGATGATCGACGAGCTGTTCCTGCTCAACGGCGTGCTCAACATCGGCGACTCCATCCCGTGGCTGGACTGGATGGACCTGCAGGGGTACATCAAGAGGATGAAGAAGCTGAGCAAGATGTTCGACCGGTTCCTGGAGCACGTCGTGGACGAGCACAGCGAGCGGCGTCGGCGCGAGGGGGAGAGCTTCGTGGTGAAGGACATGGTGGACGTGCTGCTGCAGTTCGCCAGCGATCCCGGTCTTGAGGTCAAGCTCAACAGAGAAGGCGTCAAGGCTTTCACTCAG GACCTCATTGCCGGCGGCACCGAGAGCTCCGCGGTGACAGTGGAATGGGCCCTCTCAGAGCTCCTGAAGAAGCCAGAGGTGCTCGCCAAAGCTACAGAGGAGCTGGACCGCGTGGTGGGGCGAGGCCGATGGGTCACCGAAAAGGACATGCCGAGCCTTCCCTATGTGGATGCCATCGTCAAAGAGACCATGCGGTTGCATCCGGTAGCGCCGATGCTTGTACCCCGCCTTTCACGTGAGGACACGTCCATCAACGGCTACGACATCCCCGCCGGCACACGGGTGCTAGTCATGGTGTGGTCTATTGGTCGCGACCCGGAGTTGTGGGAAGCACCGGAGGAGTTCATGCCAGAACGCTTCCTCGGCAGCAGGCTCGACGTCAAGGGGCAGGATTATGAGCTGCTTCCATTTGGGTCAGGACGCAGGATGTGCCCCGGGTATAGTCTTGGGTTGAAGGTGATCCAGGTAAGCCTGGCGAACCTCCTGCACGGTTTCACGTGGAGGCTCCCTGATGGCGTGGAGCTGAGCATGGAGGAGATCTTCGGACTGTCAACACCACGCAAGTACCCGCTGGAGGCCGTCGTGGAGCCCAAGCTCCCGGCTCACCTCTACGCCGAGGCTTGA